One segment of Haloplanus natans DSM 17983 DNA contains the following:
- a CDS encoding MBL fold metallo-hydrolase, protein MAHELGESDWGDWLPTAVADADPDGVAIWYLGCNGFVLKGSEGTTILIDPYCGLGDPPRTVRMIPVPFDPTDVTDADAILATHEHSDHVHGPTQAPILAATGAAYHAPDASMAVVERGGWIDDWSITAEQFVTVTEGESFEVGEFTVHVVAVNDPDADHPVGYVIEHEAGTVFHGGDSRPADSFTDVADRFDIDIGVLAFGSAGRIPDKETRKPTRTQWYPDENAVIRAANALELDRLLPSHWDVWKGLTADPTALHHHAASFDYPERLEVVEIGDRVDL, encoded by the coding sequence ATGGCACACGAACTCGGCGAGAGCGACTGGGGGGACTGGCTCCCGACCGCCGTGGCCGACGCCGACCCCGACGGCGTCGCGATCTGGTATCTGGGCTGTAACGGCTTCGTCCTGAAAGGTAGCGAGGGAACGACGATCCTGATCGACCCCTACTGCGGTCTCGGCGACCCGCCGCGGACGGTGCGGATGATCCCCGTGCCCTTCGATCCGACGGACGTGACCGACGCCGACGCCATCCTCGCGACGCACGAACACTCCGATCACGTCCACGGCCCGACGCAGGCGCCGATCCTCGCGGCGACCGGCGCGGCGTATCACGCCCCCGACGCCAGCATGGCGGTCGTCGAGCGGGGTGGGTGGATCGACGACTGGAGCATCACCGCCGAGCAGTTCGTCACCGTCACCGAGGGCGAGTCGTTCGAGGTCGGCGAGTTCACGGTCCACGTCGTCGCCGTGAACGACCCCGACGCCGACCACCCCGTCGGCTACGTGATCGAACACGAGGCGGGTACGGTCTTCCACGGCGGCGACAGCCGGCCCGCCGACTCCTTTACCGACGTGGCCGACCGATTCGACATCGACATCGGCGTCCTCGCGTTCGGATCGGCCGGCCGCATCCCTGATAAGGAAACCCGGAAACCGACCCGGACACAGTGGTACCCCGACGAGAACGCCGTGATCCGCGCGGCGAACGCCCTCGAACTCGATCGCCTGTTGCCGAGTCACTGGGATGTCTGGAAGGGGCTGACGGCCGATCCGACCGCACTCCATCACCACGCGGCGAGTTTCGACTACCCGGAGCGCCTGGAGGTCGTCGAAATCGGGGATCGCGTCGATCTGTAA
- a CDS encoding sensor histidine kinase, with product MALQRTPHTPFLLFLGGLLSLFAVALWYLGREDETGGMRLGGLLALFGGAWVFLFTAQLSSTALAAKVFWRVLTNAAILSLVIVWLAYVCWYTGRYEWLSRRVFAALLLVPVSLVAVAAVPDARHLLFADAELVRVGSFVTLDATYAPAFFAYPAVGYAVLGVSFLLLAGAAIQTRGRFRWQIALLLSFASIPGTAVLVDLAGYAPVPGLDLGPVSAAVMAVAGAFSVVRFEWLDLTPIARDQVFHSMADAVIVVDADGRIVDLNRRAERVVGDAAADAVGRQLSDLAPALAPALDAVGERTQSEVTVDTSDGQRVFDLRLSSVTPSTGGRTGYALILHDITARKAAENRADRRSRRIERLLRVANDLAAARPAEAVFRRAADGGHEVFGADVCRIAVVDGDRFVPVASSVDGAAENLPSQPIDAGFAGSTYRTGEPIEVDDLTDVRGGSSRLVAADADPTYRSLLSAPIGDRAVVQLLSTEPGDFDEDDHELVSLFSSHVATAVDRAEAESDVRDERDRFEKFASVVAHDLRNPLTIASGRHELLADDDDVPDDHVEPLGTALDRMESIITDLLTLARRGDAVGEVEPVDLSACVADAWATVDTGAAELRRVDDLGRIRADRGRLQELFENLFRNCVEHGSTSSRSETDDSEGSKIPRADGEAVDSVEYSFDDADSPVTVRVGSLDDAHGFYVADDGPGIPESERSSVFEYGHSSTDDGTGLGLAIVDGIVGAHGWEITVDDAADGGARFDVIVD from the coding sequence ATGGCCCTGCAACGGACCCCACACACCCCGTTCCTGTTGTTCCTCGGCGGACTGCTGTCGCTGTTCGCCGTTGCCCTCTGGTATCTCGGCCGCGAGGACGAAACCGGGGGGATGCGGCTGGGTGGCCTCCTGGCGCTCTTCGGCGGGGCGTGGGTGTTTCTCTTCACCGCGCAGCTATCGAGCACGGCGCTCGCGGCGAAGGTGTTCTGGCGCGTGCTCACGAACGCCGCCATCCTGTCGCTTGTTATCGTCTGGTTGGCGTACGTCTGCTGGTACACCGGGCGATACGAGTGGCTCTCGCGTCGGGTGTTCGCCGCCCTGTTGCTCGTTCCCGTGAGCCTAGTGGCCGTCGCGGCGGTGCCGGATGCGCGCCACCTGCTGTTCGCCGACGCCGAACTGGTCCGGGTCGGCTCGTTCGTGACGCTCGACGCCACGTACGCGCCGGCCTTCTTCGCCTATCCGGCCGTCGGCTACGCGGTACTCGGCGTCTCGTTCCTGTTGCTTGCGGGCGCGGCGATACAGACGCGTGGTCGCTTTCGCTGGCAGATCGCCCTCCTGCTGTCGTTCGCGAGCATCCCCGGAACGGCCGTTCTCGTCGACCTGGCCGGATACGCCCCGGTTCCGGGACTCGACCTCGGACCGGTGTCCGCCGCGGTGATGGCCGTCGCTGGCGCGTTCAGCGTCGTCCGATTCGAGTGGCTGGATCTGACGCCTATCGCCCGGGATCAGGTGTTTCACTCGATGGCCGACGCCGTCATCGTGGTCGACGCCGACGGCCGGATCGTCGACCTCAATCGGCGAGCCGAGCGGGTCGTCGGCGACGCGGCCGCGGACGCCGTCGGCCGGCAGCTCTCCGATCTGGCGCCGGCGCTCGCGCCGGCACTCGACGCCGTCGGCGAACGCACACAGTCCGAGGTGACCGTCGATACGTCAGACGGTCAGCGGGTGTTCGACCTTCGGCTCTCGTCGGTGACCCCGTCGACCGGCGGCCGGACCGGCTACGCGCTCATCCTCCACGACATCACGGCCCGGAAGGCCGCCGAGAACCGTGCCGACCGCCGAAGCCGCCGGATCGAACGCCTTCTCCGGGTCGCCAACGACCTCGCCGCGGCCCGCCCCGCCGAGGCAGTTTTTCGACGTGCTGCCGACGGCGGCCACGAGGTGTTCGGCGCCGATGTCTGCCGGATCGCCGTCGTCGACGGCGACCGGTTCGTTCCGGTCGCTAGTTCCGTCGATGGCGCCGCCGAGAACCTGCCGTCACAGCCGATCGACGCCGGGTTCGCGGGGTCGACGTATCGGACCGGGGAACCCATCGAGGTCGACGATCTGACCGACGTTCGGGGCGGCTCGTCGCGGCTCGTCGCCGCCGACGCCGACCCCACGTATCGATCGCTGTTGAGCGCCCCGATCGGTGATCGCGCCGTCGTGCAACTGCTGTCGACGGAGCCCGGCGACTTCGACGAGGACGACCATGAACTGGTCTCCCTTTTTTCGTCGCACGTCGCGACGGCCGTCGACCGCGCCGAGGCGGAGTCCGATGTCCGCGACGAACGTGATCGATTCGAGAAGTTCGCCAGCGTCGTCGCCCACGACCTTCGGAACCCACTGACCATCGCCAGCGGGCGACACGAACTCCTCGCGGACGACGACGACGTGCCGGACGACCACGTCGAACCGCTGGGGACGGCGCTCGACCGGATGGAGTCGATCATCACTGACCTGCTCACACTCGCTCGCCGTGGCGACGCCGTCGGGGAGGTCGAACCGGTCGACCTGTCGGCCTGCGTCGCCGACGCGTGGGCGACCGTCGACACCGGTGCGGCGGAACTGCGCCGCGTCGACGACCTTGGCCGGATTCGCGCGGACCGCGGTCGGCTGCAGGAACTGTTCGAGAACCTGTTTCGGAACTGTGTGGAGCACGGCTCCACGAGCAGTCGGTCGGAGACCGACGACAGCGAGGGATCAAAAATCCCTCGGGCAGACGGCGAAGCCGTCGACAGCGTCGAATACAGCTTCGACGACGCCGACTCGCCCGTCACCGTCCGGGTCGGATCGCTCGACGACGCCCACGGCTTCTACGTCGCTGACGACGGTCCCGGCATCCCCGAATCCGAGCGTTCGAGCGTCTTCGAGTACGGCCACTCCTCCACCGACGACGGCACCGGCCTCGGATTGGCGATCGTCGACGGCATCGTGGGGGCACACGGCTGGGAGATCACCGTCGACGACGCCGCGGACGGGGGCGCGCGCTTCGACGTGATCGTCGACTGA
- a CDS encoding PUA domain-containing protein yields MNGTDDELARLRTVADYQFGAGAGAALFPHDDTLDVSHSTGGRPRQVRAGAGRIVSYGVDGRFTLGLEGGRRLVAALPAPAARVVVGSESEPFVRDGKNVFAKFVRDVDDDVRPHDEVTVVHADGDLLAVGRAELAADAMADFETGMAVKVRAGAGSA; encoded by the coding sequence ATGAATGGGACCGACGACGAACTCGCCCGGTTGCGGACGGTCGCCGACTACCAGTTCGGCGCGGGCGCGGGGGCGGCCCTCTTTCCCCACGACGACACCCTCGACGTGAGCCACTCGACCGGCGGTCGACCGCGGCAGGTTCGGGCGGGGGCGGGACGGATCGTCTCCTACGGGGTCGACGGCCGGTTCACGCTGGGTCTGGAGGGTGGCCGACGGCTCGTCGCGGCGCTCCCCGCACCCGCGGCCCGCGTCGTCGTCGGCTCCGAGAGTGAGCCCTTCGTCCGCGACGGCAAGAACGTCTTCGCGAAGTTCGTTCGCGACGTGGACGACGACGTACGACCACACGACGAGGTGACCGTCGTCCACGCGGACGGCGACCTGCTAGCGGTCGGGCGAGCAGAACTCGCCGCCGACGCGATGGCCGATTTCGAGACGGGGATGGCAGTGAAGGTGCGAGCGGGCGCGGGATCGGCGTAG